A part of Candidatus Omnitrophota bacterium genomic DNA contains:
- the trpD gene encoding anthranilate phosphoribosyltransferase has product MIKEAINELSLKNNLTPDLMRKVMEEIMTGKAKTAEIVSFLDALNKKGETVEEITAAVSVMRNHVTKIRTDKDVVLDTCGTGGDKKGTFNVSTLAAFVASGAGITVAKHGNRSVSSSCGSADILEALGVNINMPKKNIEECLNDIGIAFLYAPNLHPAMKYAMPARKQMGVRTIFNILGPLTNPAGATHQLLGVYEIRWVKILATVLGNLGTTHALVVHSQDGLDEVSTTARTYVSETYQGSLKDYEINPQDFGFPKVQLEDLRGKEVCDNTRIVLDVLKGEAGPKRDIVLLNAAAAIYAADKAKSLEEGIKMASESIDSGKALEKLEALKEYSQKNK; this is encoded by the coding sequence ATGATTAAAGAGGCGATAAACGAACTCTCCTTAAAAAATAATCTTACGCCGGATTTAATGCGCAAGGTCATGGAAGAAATTATGACCGGTAAAGCAAAGACGGCTGAGATTGTTTCTTTCTTGGACGCCTTAAATAAGAAAGGCGAAACAGTAGAAGAAATCACCGCTGCGGTCTCGGTCATGCGTAACCACGTGACTAAAATCCGCACAGATAAAGATGTGGTTTTGGACACCTGCGGGACAGGCGGAGACAAAAAAGGGACGTTTAATGTTTCTACGCTAGCGGCATTTGTGGCCTCTGGCGCAGGGATTACCGTAGCCAAACACGGTAACCGTTCGGTGTCAAGTTCCTGCGGCAGCGCGGATATATTAGAGGCATTAGGGGTCAATATCAATATGCCCAAAAAAAATATAGAAGAATGCCTTAATGATATCGGGATTGCTTTTCTCTATGCGCCTAATCTCCATCCGGCGATGAAATACGCCATGCCGGCGAGAAAACAAATGGGGGTGCGGACCATATTTAATATTTTAGGCCCTTTAACCAATCCCGCGGGCGCAACGCATCAATTATTGGGCGTATATGAAATACGCTGGGTAAAGATATTGGCCACGGTGCTGGGTAACCTGGGGACAACGCATGCGCTCGTCGTGCACAGCCAGGACGGCCTTGATGAAGTAAGCACTACTGCCAGGACCTACGTGAGTGAAACATATCAGGGCAGCTTAAAAGATTACGAAATAAATCCGCAGGATTTCGGATTTCCCAAAGTGCAGTTAGAAGACTTAAGAGGCAAAGAGGTTTGCGATAATACCCGGATCGTGCTTGATGTTTTAAAAGGGGAAGCCGGCCCTAAGCGGGACATAGTATTATTAAACGCCGCAGCTGCCATATACGCTGCCGATAAGGCCAAATCGCTTGAAGAGGGAATAAAGATGGCTTCTGAATCCATAGATTCAGGTAAGGCATTAGAAAAGCTGGAAGCGCTTAAAGAGTATTCACAAAAAAATAAATGA
- a CDS encoding aminodeoxychorismate/anthranilate synthase component II has protein sequence MILMIDNYDSFTYNLVQYLGALGADIRVFRNDKISIDKIKKLKPGKIVISPGPGRPEGAGISCEVIKKFAGKIPILGVCLGHQCLGYVYGGRIIGAKRLMHGKTSLIYHNRKTIFRGIPNPFEATRYHSLVVEKKTLPECLEIIAWTKESEIMGLKHKEYPLWGVQFHPESILTKVGQDILANFLAI, from the coding sequence ATGATACTTATGATTGATAATTACGATTCCTTTACCTATAACCTCGTCCAATATTTAGGGGCCCTGGGCGCAGATATCAGGGTATTCAGGAACGACAAAATCAGCATAGATAAAATTAAGAAACTTAAGCCCGGGAAAATTGTGATTTCACCCGGGCCGGGCCGTCCGGAAGGCGCGGGTATCTCCTGCGAGGTGATTAAAAAATTTGCCGGTAAAATTCCTATATTAGGGGTGTGTCTGGGCCACCAGTGCCTGGGCTATGTTTACGGCGGCCGCATTATCGGCGCAAAGAGGCTGATGCACGGAAAAACCTCGCTTATTTATCATAACCGAAAGACTATATTCCGCGGCATACCTAATCCTTTTGAAGCTACACGTTACCATTCTCTGGTGGTAGAAAAGAAAACCCTGCCTGAATGTTTAGAGATAATTGCCTGGACAAAAGAATCAGAGATTATGGGCCTAAAGCACAAAGAATATCCCTTATGGGGAGTGCAGTTTCACCCTGAATCTATCTTAACCAAAGTAGGGCAGGATATCCTCGCTAATTTCTTAGCCATATGA
- the murA gene encoding UDP-N-acetylglucosamine 1-carboxyvinyltransferase, producing the protein MDKLIIEGGVKLKGEVTVSGSKNAVLPILAAALLTDDHCIIRGVPNLRDTHTMLKILRSLGKSAEFDKGAVAIGPNKHANFIADYKLVSTMRASFCVLGPLLAKLKKAKVSLPGGCIIGVRPVDLHLKGIRALGADIAVEAGYVIAKAKRLKGNQVYLGGVYGSSVLATDNVMMAATLARGKTIIESAACEPEVADLADFLIKMGAKIKGHGTPTIEIEGVRQLHGAEHKIIPDRIEAGTLIVASLITGGDITIKNIFSRHLGAVIDKLEEAGVSLKNTDNSIRVCPKRRLKPINITTLPYPGFPTDMQAQMMSLMSVTAGISVVTEKIYPDRFMHVAELNRMGARIQREGPHAIVEGVKQLSGAPVMASDLRASACLVLAGLVARGKTAVSRIYHLERGYENMEAKLERLGAKIWREKE; encoded by the coding sequence ATGGATAAGTTGATCATTGAAGGCGGGGTAAAACTAAAAGGCGAAGTTACTGTATCGGGTTCTAAAAACGCGGTCTTACCCATTTTGGCGGCGGCCCTTTTGACGGACGACCATTGTATTATCAGGGGTGTGCCTAATCTGCGGGATACGCACACCATGTTAAAAATTTTACGTTCTCTGGGCAAGAGTGCCGAGTTCGATAAAGGCGCAGTTGCCATTGGCCCGAATAAGCACGCCAATTTTATCGCCGATTATAAACTCGTCTCTACCATGCGCGCCTCATTCTGTGTTTTGGGGCCGCTGCTTGCTAAGCTAAAGAAGGCAAAAGTTTCTCTACCCGGCGGCTGTATTATCGGCGTGCGGCCCGTAGATTTACACCTTAAAGGGATTAGGGCTTTGGGTGCGGATATTGCTGTTGAGGCAGGCTATGTTATCGCCAAGGCAAAGCGGCTTAAAGGCAACCAGGTATACTTAGGCGGCGTTTATGGCTCATCGGTGTTGGCTACCGATAATGTAATGATGGCAGCTACCTTAGCGAGGGGTAAGACTATTATTGAATCCGCAGCCTGCGAGCCTGAAGTAGCAGACCTGGCGGATTTCTTGATTAAAATGGGCGCTAAAATAAAGGGCCACGGCACGCCGACCATAGAGATAGAGGGCGTCAGGCAATTACACGGCGCCGAACATAAGATAATCCCGGACAGGATAGAAGCAGGCACCTTAATAGTGGCTTCTTTGATTACAGGGGGGGATATTACCATAAAGAATATTTTTTCCAGGCATTTAGGCGCGGTCATTGATAAACTTGAAGAAGCGGGTGTTTCTCTAAAAAATACCGATAATTCAATCCGCGTCTGCCCTAAACGCAGGCTAAAGCCCATAAATATTACTACCTTGCCTTATCCGGGTTTTCCTACGGATATGCAGGCGCAGATGATGAGCTTAATGAGCGTTACTGCCGGCATAAGCGTAGTTACCGAGAAGATTTATCCGGATAGGTTTATGCATGTGGCTGAGCTTAACCGTATGGGCGCGCGCATCCAAAGAGAAGGCCCGCATGCGATTGTTGAAGGCGTAAAACAATTATCGGGCGCTCCGGTCATGGCCTCGGACTTACGCGCATCTGCTTGTTTAGTCTTGGCCGGATTAGTGGCACGCGGCAAGACCGCAGTATCCAGGATTTATCATCTGGAGCGCGGATATGAAAATATGGAAGCAAAATTAGAGAGGTTGGGTGCAAAAATCTGGAGAGAAAAAGAATGA
- the prmC gene encoding peptide chain release factor N(5)-glutamine methyltransferase → MNEAELLFTDILNCDRLSLYVNKDLSLDKISSSLVSAALKRRIKSEPIQYILGKAEFMGLQFKVTPDVLIPRPETEILVETAIKLVSGVRCQVSGVNILDLGTGSGCIAVSLAKFLPEAEIHATDISESALEIARANARLNRVDNSISFFQSDLLTAYSLELTAYDIIVSNPPYVPTQEIDTLQPEIQYEPRIALDGGEEGLDFYRRIIQDAPGYLKEGGFLIMEAGFGQKDAIKNVFQKSGFFKVIEWIKDYNNIDRVVVAKKER, encoded by the coding sequence ATGAATGAGGCAGAGTTATTATTTACCGATATATTGAATTGCGACCGGCTGTCTTTATATGTAAATAAAGATTTATCTCTGGATAAAATCAGCTCTTCTTTGGTATCCGCTGCTTTAAAAAGACGGATAAAAAGTGAACCTATACAATATATATTAGGTAAGGCAGAATTTATGGGCTTGCAATTTAAGGTAACTCCGGATGTGCTGATACCCAGGCCGGAGACGGAGATTTTAGTAGAAACAGCAATAAAGCTGGTGTCAGGTGTCAGGTGTCAGGTGTCAGGTGTCAATATTTTGGATTTAGGTACAGGTTCAGGATGCATTGCTGTGTCTTTGGCAAAATTTTTACCTGAAGCAGAAATCCATGCTACAGATATTTCTGAAAGTGCCTTAGAGATAGCCAGGGCTAATGCCCGGTTAAATAGAGTGGACAATAGCATCAGTTTTTTCCAAAGTGATTTACTTACAGCTTATAGCTTAGAGCTTACAGCTTACGATATAATTGTTTCTAACCCACCTTATGTCCCTACGCAGGAAATTGACACGTTGCAACCAGAGATACAATATGAGCCGCGAATTGCCCTAGACGGCGGCGAAGAAGGGTTAGATTTTTACCGCAGGATAATCCAGGATGCGCCCGGATATCTAAAAGAGGGAGGTTTTTTAATTATGGAGGCGGGGTTCGGGCAAAAGGATGCGATAAAAAATGTTTTTCAAAAATCCGGATTTTTTAAGGTAATAGAATGGATTAAGGATTATAATAATATAGACAGAGTCGTTGTAGCTAAAAAAGAAAGATAA
- the prfA gene encoding peptide chain release factor 1: protein MFEQLEQLEKRYQELERLLASYETVSDKEQYSQYARDLSELKETVSIFREYKKIIKETQDLENTLKEKHEREFLALAKAESEDLKNKKADLELKLKNILKGEDKDLGRDIIVEIRQGTGGLEAGLFAGDLYRMYTKYAARKSWAVESMSAHPNELGGFKEIVFSVKGKEAYKRLKFESGVHRVQRVPTTEAQGRIHTSTATVAVLMEPEEVDFSVDQKDLRIDTYRSSGPGGQHMQKSDSAVRITHLPSGVVVACQDERSQLKNKTKAMRILRARLMDIKQQEESKKISQERKSQIGSGDRSEKIRTYNFPDRRVTDHRINLTLHQLEAVLEGDLDELSDALIKAAEGKKNE from the coding sequence ATGTTTGAGCAATTAGAGCAGTTAGAAAAACGCTACCAGGAATTAGAGCGCCTTCTGGCTTCGTACGAAACCGTATCTGACAAGGAACAGTATAGCCAGTACGCGAGGGATTTGTCAGAGCTGAAGGAGACTGTATCTATATTCCGGGAATATAAGAAGATTATTAAGGAAACGCAGGACCTGGAAAATACGCTTAAGGAAAAACACGAGCGTGAATTCCTGGCTTTGGCTAAGGCGGAATCAGAGGATTTAAAAAATAAGAAAGCGGATTTAGAGCTGAAACTGAAAAATATTTTAAAGGGAGAAGATAAGGACCTGGGCCGTGATATCATCGTCGAGATACGCCAGGGTACCGGAGGCCTGGAGGCGGGACTATTCGCCGGTGACCTTTACCGGATGTATACAAAATATGCCGCCAGAAAATCCTGGGCCGTAGAATCGATGTCCGCGCATCCTAATGAACTGGGAGGTTTTAAAGAAATAGTCTTTAGCGTAAAAGGCAAAGAGGCCTACAAACGCCTTAAGTTTGAAAGCGGCGTGCATCGCGTCCAGCGCGTCCCTACTACGGAAGCGCAGGGCCGCATCCATACCTCTACCGCTACGGTAGCGGTATTGATGGAACCCGAAGAGGTGGATTTTTCGGTTGACCAGAAAGATCTGCGCATTGATACCTACAGGTCTTCAGGCCCGGGCGGGCAGCATATGCAAAAGAGCGATTCTGCGGTAAGGATTACGCATTTGCCTTCGGGGGTGGTGGTGGCCTGTCAGGATGAGCGTTCACAATTAAAGAATAAAACTAAAGCAATGAGGATTCTGCGCGCAAGGCTTATGGATATAAAACAACAGGAGGAATCTAAAAAGATCTCCCAGGAGAGGAAATCCCAGATCGGCTCAGGAGACAGGAGCGAGAAAATCCGTACCTATAATTTTCCTGACCGCCGCGTCACCGACCATAGGATAAACCTGACCCTGCACCAATTGGAAGCGGTATTGGAAGGCGACTTGGATGAGTTATCTGATGCATTGATAAAAGCAGCAGAGGGAAAAAAGAATGAATGA
- the rpmE gene encoding 50S ribosomal protein L31, with protein MKDKIHPKYQDCVIVCACGNTIHTRSTKPSIRVEICAKCHPFFTGKQKFVDSAGRVDKFMKKYAKKQAPKAEDAQ; from the coding sequence ATGAAAGACAAGATTCATCCCAAGTACCAGGATTGTGTGATTGTCTGCGCCTGTGGTAATACCATACATACGCGTTCCACTAAACCCAGTATCAGGGTGGAGATCTGCGCGAAATGCCATCCGTTTTTTACGGGTAAGCAAAAATTCGTAGATTCCGCAGGTAGGGTGGATAAGTTTATGAAGAAATACGCTAAAAAACAAGCGCCAAAGGCAGAGGACGCCCAGTAA